DNA from Desulforegula conservatrix Mb1Pa:
CTCCATGCTTATGAACATGATCACAATCGGAATATTGATGAATATAAAGGCTTCAAATGGAATTAAAGAATAAACCATACAATATAATACTGGCTGCAGGGGGAACCGGTGGACATCTTTTCCCCGCAGTTGCCATTGCTGACGCCATAAAGGAAATATCTCCGGAAAGCCGCTTTCTTTTCATAGCAAGCGGCAAAGAGCTGGAGAAAAAAATAATAGACTCGGCCGGATATTCCATGGAAACCATATCGATTTCAGGGTTAGCAGGGTTAGGCGTTTTTACGAAAATGAAAGCTGCATCAAAAATTCCTGGAGCCGTATTTAAATCAGCCGCAATAATTAAGGGATTCGAAGCTGATGCAGTAATCGGAATGGGAAGCTATACGGCAGGCCCTGTACTTCTGGCAGCAAAAATGCTTGGAGTACCGACCGCAATACACGAGCAAAACAGACATCCCGGAATAACAAACAGAATGATGTCCAAGTATGTCGGCAGGGTATATTCATCCTTCGAAGACACATTCCAGCTTGATAAGCCAGAAAGACAAAAATACCTCGGCAACCCTGTGAGGAGCGACATTGTCGAATTTTCAAAAAATTGTGGAAATAACGGATCAAAAAAAGATGACTCATTTAAAATTTTAGTTCTCGGAGGAAGCCAGGGAGCAAGGAGCATAAACAGAGCAGTTACAGCATCCCTGCCTTTTTTTTCAGACCCCGGAAACATGGAATTTATTCATCAGACAGGCTCAAACGATTATGAAGATGTAAAAGCAGGGTATGAAAAAGCAGGTATAAAATCTGAGGTTCGGCCTTTTTTCGATGATATGGCCAAGATCTATGCCGAGGCCGACCTTCTCATATGCAGAGCAGGCGCCTCAACAGTGGCTGAGATTGCTGTAATGGGAAAAACCGCAATATTCATCCCCTTCCCTTCAGCGGCAGGAGACCACCAGAGCCAGAACGCTGAAGCCCTTGAAAATGCGGGAGCAGCCATAATCATAGAGGAAAGGGATCTGACTCCGGAGATACTCGCGTCAAGAATAACATGTCTTAAGGAATCGCCCGAAGCTCTCAAGGAAATGTCTCTCGTCTCGAAAAGTTTTGGAAGGCCGGACGCGGCAAAAGAAATTGCAAATGACATAATAAGCTGGATAGAAAGCAAAATATAATGTATCAGAAAAAGTATCATATACATTTTGTAGGTATTGGTGGCATAGGAATGAGCGGCATAGCAGAACTTCTGATCAACCTGGGGTACACAGTATCAGGATCTGATATCAAGAAGACTGACATAACGGACAGACTATCAGAAATAGGCGGAAACATATTTGAATGCCATGAGCCTGAAAATATTGATGGCGCTGACGTAGTCGTAATTTCCTCTGCTGTCAGCCCGGCAAACCCTGAGGTCGCGGCAGCCAGAGAAGCAGGAATACCTGTCATTCCGAGGGCTGAAATGCTTGCGGAACTGATGAGGCTAAAATACAGCATAGCTGTAGCGGGCGCACACGGCAAAACAACGACCACATCCATGATAGCA
Protein-coding regions in this window:
- the murG gene encoding undecaprenyldiphospho-muramoylpentapeptide beta-N-acetylglucosaminyltransferase, which translates into the protein MELKNKPYNIILAAGGTGGHLFPAVAIADAIKEISPESRFLFIASGKELEKKIIDSAGYSMETISISGLAGLGVFTKMKAASKIPGAVFKSAAIIKGFEADAVIGMGSYTAGPVLLAAKMLGVPTAIHEQNRHPGITNRMMSKYVGRVYSSFEDTFQLDKPERQKYLGNPVRSDIVEFSKNCGNNGSKKDDSFKILVLGGSQGARSINRAVTASLPFFSDPGNMEFIHQTGSNDYEDVKAGYEKAGIKSEVRPFFDDMAKIYAEADLLICRAGASTVAEIAVMGKTAIFIPFPSAAGDHQSQNAEALENAGAAIIIEERDLTPEILASRITCLKESPEALKEMSLVSKSFGRPDAAKEIANDIISWIESKI